From one Thunnus maccoyii chromosome 6, fThuMac1.1, whole genome shotgun sequence genomic stretch:
- the LOC121898611 gene encoding uncharacterized protein LOC121898611, whose protein sequence is MTARRDGNFIPVLVRELLRELEENGAMSKESFPKTSQSFFTTAVNYLQAWGKHTDDLKDLHCLLLKSEPQHEEIQKAAATLQEKCPSVTINEDALFDEVTGQQDFLKGGSLEEWKTSETPLSQRWSMVVTHFKVNDIPHTNLARLMFIVMCLLGSNAPVEIVFSQMNDIWTAARNSFAVPPIKAMLIVKTNVNLPSQELMEKLAEDRAILKKILLRNIQIRLPGTTVSVSDSFVSLLQCVC, encoded by the exons ATGACTGCAAGACGTGATGGCAACTTCATTCCAGTTTTGGTCAGAGAACTTCTGAGAGAGCTAGAGGAAAATGGAGCAATGTCAAAAGAGAGCTTTCCCAAAACATCCCAATCATTCTTCACTACGGCTGTGAACTACTTGCAAGCATGGGGAAAGCACACAGATGATCTAAAAGATTTACATTGTCTCCTTTTAAAAAGCGAACCACAGCACGAAGAGATCCAGAAGGCAGCAGCCACACTGCAAGAAAAATGCCCCAGTGTGACCATCAACGAGGATGCGTTGTTTGACGAGGTTACTGGCCAGCAAGATTTCCTAAAGGGGGGATCTCTTGAAGAATGGAAAACATCTGAGACACCACTTAGTCAGAGATGGAGCATGGTGGTTACCCACTTCAAAGTGAATGACATCCCACACACTAACCTGGCTAGATTAATGTTTATTGTCATGTGCTTACTTGGAAGTAATGCACCAGTTGAGATAGTGTTCTCCCAAATGAATGATATATGGACAGCAGCAAGAAATAGCTTTGCTGTTCCTCCCATCAAGGCCATGCTTATTGTGAAGACAAACGTCAACCTCCCCAGCCAGGAGTTAATGGAGAAGCTGGCCGAAGACAGAGCAATCCTGAAGAAAATTCTTCTGAGAAATATACAGATTAG ACTACCAGGGACCACTGTTAGTGTGTCTGATAgttttgtctctctgttgcAGTGTGTCTGTTAG